In Corvus moneduloides isolate bCorMon1 chromosome 12, bCorMon1.pri, whole genome shotgun sequence, the following proteins share a genomic window:
- the LOC116449672 gene encoding uncharacterized protein LOC116449672 isoform X2 — translation MGELCVHSVLVTGANRGLGLGFVQHFLRMPKQPQWIFATCRDPKGQRAQELKDLASKHPNLVIIALEVTNPASIKAAAAKVAEHLGGSGLNLLINNAGMVKPKTLDSETLEDMTETYTTNTAGPLLMGQAFLPLLKKAAQGSPGSGLSCSKAAIINISSIGGSFSSFFTWDVIQATSYRCSKAALNMLSKCQSLAYREHGVLCVALHPGWVQTDMGSSAGHTPPVTVDDSVQGMLKVLSSLSEKETGTFLDWEGNVIPW, via the exons atGGGAGAACTTTGTGTCCACTCTGTTCTGGTGACTGGGGCCAACCGGGGCCTCGGCCTGGGGTTTGTGCAGCATTTCCTGAGGATGCCAAAGCAACCCCAGTGGATCTTTGCGACGTGTCGGGACCCCAAGGGACAGAGAGCGCAG GAGCTAAAGGATTTGGCCTCCAAACATCCCAACCTGGTCATCATTGCTCTTG AAGTCACCAACCCCGCCAGCATCAAGGCGGCTGCAGCCAAGGTTGCAGAGCacctggggggctctgggctgaACCTCCTCATCAACAACGCTGGAATGGTCAAGCCTAAGACACTTGATTCTGAGACACTGGAGGACATGACCGAGACTTACACCACCAACACGGCTGGACCCCTGCTGATGGGCCAG GCGTTCCTGCCCTTGCTGAAgaaggctgcccaggggagcccgggctcagggctgagctgcagcaaggCTGCCATCATCAACATTTCCAGTATTGGTggctccttttcttctttctttacttggGACGTGATACAAGCCACCTCATACCGCTGCAGCAAG GCTGCTCTGAACATGCTGAGCAAGTGCCAGTCCCTGGCGTACCGGGAGCACGGCGTCCTCTGCGTCGCTCTCCACCCCGGCTGGGTGCAAACCGAcatgggcagctctgctggacacACG ccccccgTGACAGTGGATGACAGCGTGCAAGGGATGCTGAAggtcctctcctccctctctgagAAGGAGACCGGCACCTTCCTGGACTGGGAAGGGAATGTCATACCCTGGTGA
- the LOC116449672 gene encoding uncharacterized protein LOC116449672 isoform X1, translating into MVKPKTLDSETLEDMTETYTTNTAGPLLMGQAFLPLLKKAAQGSPGSGLSCSKAAIINISSIGGSFSSFFTWDVIQATSYRCSKAALNMLSKCQSLAYREHGVLCVALHPGWVQTDMGSSAGHTPPVTVDDSVQGMLKVLSSLSEKETGTFLDWEGNVIPW; encoded by the exons ATGGTCAAGCCTAAGACACTTGATTCTGAGACACTGGAGGACATGACCGAGACTTACACCACCAACACGGCTGGACCCCTGCTGATGGGCCAG GCGTTCCTGCCCTTGCTGAAgaaggctgcccaggggagcccgggctcagggctgagctgcagcaaggCTGCCATCATCAACATTTCCAGTATTGGTggctccttttcttctttctttacttggGACGTGATACAAGCCACCTCATACCGCTGCAGCAAG GCTGCTCTGAACATGCTGAGCAAGTGCCAGTCCCTGGCGTACCGGGAGCACGGCGTCCTCTGCGTCGCTCTCCACCCCGGCTGGGTGCAAACCGAcatgggcagctctgctggacacACG ccccccgTGACAGTGGATGACAGCGTGCAAGGGATGCTGAAggtcctctcctccctctctgagAAGGAGACCGGCACCTTCCTGGACTGGGAAGGGAATGTCATACCCTGGTGA